The genome window CTTCTGCAAACTGTGCCAACGAACTTCGAACAACGCCGTTTAAATTTACCGTGGTACTACCTGGAAAGTCTTTAAAGCGTTCAACGATATAGGTTAAACCAGAAGTAAGTGCAGTTAGATAATTACTATCAATTTGCGCTAAATTACCCGAACAAACGAGTTTAGTGCCTTCACCACAACGAGTAATAATAGTTTTAAGCTGAGCTGCAGTTAAGTTTTGACATTCGTCGAGCAACACAATGGCATTTTGAATACTGCGACCACGCATAAAGTTAACTGACTTAAACTGAATATTAGCTTTTTCCATGATGTAATTCATGCTGCCACTCATACTCTCGTCTTGCTTGTGTAAAACTTCTAGAGAATCGGTAATGGCGGCTAACCAAGGCGCCATTTTCTCTTCTTCTGTACCAGGTAAAAAACCGATTGATTCAGCTATTTCAGGCGTGGAGCGAGTAACAATTACCTTGTCATACACACCACGTTCAACCACCATTTCCAGTGCAGAAGCAAGAGCCAGCAAAGTTTTACCACAACCAGCAGGGCCGGTTAAAATAACTAAATCAATATCAGGATCTAATAAAGCATCCATAGCCATACCTTGGTAGATGTTTTTCGGATGAATACCCCAGGCATTACGACCCATCAAGCGTTCATACCCTAAGTCCATAACCGCCATTTTGTCATCTTCGACGCCAATAATTTTACCGGCAAAAGTTTCATCCTCATCAATCAAGTATTCATTGATGTACGCAGCAGGTATAAGTGACTTATCCATCATGTGCTGCGTGTAACGACCATCAGTTTCACTTTCACAATCAGTTACCTGCTGCCAAAAATCACCAGAAAACTTATGGTAGCCCTTGGTTAGGAACTTAATGTCATCAACAAGTTGGTCTGTACGATAATCTTCAACATATGCAAGCCCTGCACCTTTGCCTTTCAAGCGCATATTAATGTCTTTAGTTACCAATACAACTCGCATATCTTGGCGACTTTCTTGCAGGTATAAGGCTGTGTTAATTATGCGATTATCATTTTCATTATCAGATAACGAACCGGCTTTTTGCTCTAAATTAAAGTCATTGAAAATGGCTAACGTACCTGGTTCGGTTTGGGATTCAATTTGATTTGGTAAAGGTACTCCAGCTAACACTTCTTCAGGGCTGGCATCCCTTAAAGTATCTTCAAGTGCCCTGATAGCAACTCGAGCATCGCGGCTTACATCTTTATTTCTGTCTTTTATACTGTCGAGCTCTTCCAAGACGGTCATCGGAATAACTACTTCATGTTCTTGGAACGATAAAAATGCAAACGGTTCGTGGAGAAGAATGTTGGTGTCTAAAACATAGATAGTGCTTTCGTCATTCATAATTTATCCTACAGCTGGCTATTGTTTCAACTGAGCGCTGTTGCGTTAACATTAAATATATTCAATATATCCAATAAGTTACACATAGCATCACTCGCTAAATTTATTGTTGCGCGTCTGTAACCATATTCCTTTAATTACTCATCCGTAAAACCACTTTCGCAGATTATTTACTTTGTTTCAACACTGAATAATGAAATATTTTTCAATTAAATCTATCCTTATATGCAAGGTTTATTTTTAGCACTTTTGGCCTGTATTTAACTTATTCAATAAATACAGATAAATGGGCAATTAATTGGTGAAATAACGATAATAAATCGTTACCATAGCGCACTTTCCAGCCCTGTTACTTATTATTTGGGTTCGTGTTTTAATTTGGAGTATATTTATGTCATTTTTTCTAGGTCAACGTTGGATCAGCGATACAGAGTCTGATCAAGGGTTAGGTACCGTTGTTGATTTAGCCGGCAGATTTGTCACCATTTTATTCACCGCGACCGGTGAATCGCGCCAGTATGCGATAAAAGATGCGCCCTTAACTCGAGTAGTTTTTAATGAAGGCGATGTGGTACCTTCACATGAGGGGTTTTCTATTACCATTACTGCAGTGGTAGAGAATAACAATTTATATACCTACACAGGCCATCGTGTAGATACCAATGAAATAGTCGACCTTAAAGAAATGATGCTAGATCATTTCATTAAATTTAATAAGCCGCACGACCGTTTATTAAACGGTCAATTTGATCGATTAGACTGGTATCAATTAAGAAAAACATCACTCAACTTTCAATATCAACAACAGCAATCAGAATTAACAGGGCTAGTTGGTGGGCGCGTTAGTTTAATACCGCATCAACTTTATATTGCCGAAGAAGTAGGTAAGCGTTTCGCCCCCAGAGTATTATTA of Thalassotalea fonticola contains these proteins:
- a CDS encoding PhoH family protein, coding for MNDESTIYVLDTNILLHEPFAFLSFQEHEVVIPMTVLEELDSIKDRNKDVSRDARVAIRALEDTLRDASPEEVLAGVPLPNQIESQTEPGTLAIFNDFNLEQKAGSLSDNENDNRIINTALYLQESRQDMRVVLVTKDINMRLKGKGAGLAYVEDYRTDQLVDDIKFLTKGYHKFSGDFWQQVTDCESETDGRYTQHMMDKSLIPAAYINEYLIDEDETFAGKIIGVEDDKMAVMDLGYERLMGRNAWGIHPKNIYQGMAMDALLDPDIDLVILTGPAGCGKTLLALASALEMVVERGVYDKVIVTRSTPEIAESIGFLPGTEEEKMAPWLAAITDSLEVLHKQDESMSGSMNYIMEKANIQFKSVNFMRGRSIQNAIVLLDECQNLTAAQLKTIITRCGEGTKLVCSGNLAQIDSNYLTALTSGLTYIVERFKDFPGSTTVNLNGVVRSSLAQFAEENL